From the Stigmatopora argus isolate UIUO_Sarg chromosome 12, RoL_Sarg_1.0, whole genome shotgun sequence genome, the window GGCGGCCTGCGCGGCCCCGCGGGTGTCCTCCTGGCTTTTCTTGCGCTGCGCCTGCGTGCGCTGCAGTTCCTGGCGGACGGCGCCCAGCTGGCCGGAGATGCCCCGGCTCTCCTCCTTGTACCAGCCCTCCTTTTCCTCGTAGATGGACAGCAGCGCCGCCACGTCGTCGCGGCAGGAGCGGCGGTTGCGCTCCAGCTGACGCAGGCCCTGCTCGGCCGCCGCAATCTCTTCCAGCACCTGCGAGAAGCGCTCGAAGTTGACGTAGGTGTTGTTGGGCGGCATGCTGGAGTGGGACTTGATGGTGTACTCCTTCAGGCGCGTGGTCTTCAGGCGCCGGCGCTCTGGCTTGTTGTCGCGCTCCTCCTGGCGCACGTTGCGACGCTTGATCACCTGAATGGCGCCAGGACGGCAATGTCAGTCTTTGGGAATGCACGCTCGGTCAATCCGTTAGGACTTTAAGTGTCCAATTGAATGGCATTTAAGCTAGTTTGTCACgactatacatttttttgtttgttgccgGGTTTCCCAGTTCAAAAGGGCTAAGACGGCTGTCGTCGGCAATGGGAGCTAAAGAGTTAAAGGTCTCCCATTTGGCTTctttatctcatttttttcataacatttgcttatttttcttttagaaagtattcgtttttttaagttGAATATGTACCTATTTTAGTCGAAGATTATACTGATCACTTATGGTTTTACCTCAATATCCTGCTATTTTGTccattttatcattattattatttgtagaagtttcatttattattacctaatattaatttttcattttttcaaatatCAATATAGACAGTTCTCACATATGACTATTTTCTCTATTACGCGTGTTGCTTtgacaaaatcaaaatatattgtACCTGCCGAGTAACATTTGCAAGTCCTATTAAATGGTTTATTTATCTCCtattttatcaaaaaaaattTCATTAATATATCAATATTATTTTGCATTGGCTTCCATTAGATCTAAATTAATTTCTTTGACctatgtataccgtattttctcgcatattagccgcatccccgcataagccgcacccttaaaattgccttaaaatcattgaggTTAACAATtttaagtctaatttgtgcgcatataagccgtaccctcgattcactcattttttgagtgacaaatacggcgtatatgcgagaaaataccgtaTTCATTAGGCTCGCACAACTCTTATTGGTGgacgataaaaaaaagaaaaaaaaaaaagtcaagcatAGTACAAGactaaaaatagaagaaaaaaaaatggtgacctTAATCCACGGATGTTGAAGACTGTCTTCAATGGTCATTCTCTTCCTGTAACGACGAGTCCGTCAGACCGCGCAAAATGACGCAGAAACATTTTGATAGACGTTTTGGACCCACTTGGGATCTTTGACGAGCAGGCGTCGGATAAAATCTTTGGCCAACTCGCTGGTGTTGCTGAAGTATTCCTCGTCAAAGTCGTAGTTGACGGCCGAGATGTTGGTCAACGTCTCCTGCTTGGTTTCGCCCAGGAACGGAGACGCGCCGCTCAACCTGCCGGGAAAAATTGGACGCCGGTGAAGCCGCTTCGTTTTTTGTCGTTAGCGCGTCACCCCCCGTGTGTCGTGTACGTAACTTACAGGATGTACGTGATCACGCCGATGCTCCTGCacaaaaatcaaaaacagatgaaaaatgATACAAGGACAGACTCAAACTTTTTGGTTGGTTAGCTTAACTCTTTCCCTGCTAGCCCATGTGATAGGGTACGtcttgtggtagttagtaaaataataaattgatATTGAAAGCACTTATGTTGCCATCAATGCTAGTAAAATTGTTCAGTTATGTGGGCGGGTGTATAAAATTCTAATCCCATAAGGctagttcaatttaaaaaaaaaaacgtaaatcaTACGTCCCAAGAAAGTTATGCGTATGTattcaacccccccaaaaaagactgtAAATCCAGTACAAGTTGCTCAAACGACAATAAAACCATCAACCCGGCCTCATAAAATGCTCCATATTGAAGAGTTTTAAAAGAGTGCAAAGAAGGTTAGTGTCTTACCACATGTCAGCCTCCAGTCCAAGTGGTTCATAGTTAACTATTTCTGGAGCTGCGAAGCGTAGAGGAATGAAGATGTGAATGTGAAGCAGATGGGGAGACCGCATAAAAAAAGGGTCGGACCTCGGCGAGAAAAGGCCGTTTGTTGGGCGTCGACCTACCTACAAACTCCGGGGTTCCAAAGATGTTTTTGAACTCGTTGCCGGCTTTGATCTGATGGGCGATGCCAAAGTCGATGAGTTTTATCCTGGGATTGGGAACGTTCTTGTCCAGCAACATGATGTTCTCCGGCTGGAAAACAAGACAAACGACGTTGAGAACTCATTCAAATAAGAAATTCAACATTTGTACAAGACTAATGATGTTTCACTTTTTAGTCCATTTTAATTCAGATTCTGTAGGTTAAAATATACAACTATAAATCCCTAAACTTTGAACATTTACAAAAAGGACTACCATAAAACCCTGCAAACCATTGGTGTCAAACATGGGGCCCACGGGCCGGAAGCATGCCGGTACgggggtccgatccggcccgCAGGGGTGTTCTGTCTAACTTTGTACCTTATTCTTACTGTGCACAgtattaaatcattttatttttttcgacATGGGTGCTGTAAAACTAGAATTTTGCGAGTTCTGTGATCGATTGCAagcactacagtaatccctcgaatatcgcggttaatgtagaccagacatggccgcaacaattgaaaaatcgcgaagtatgttcaaccctattataactttttttttcttcctatgagcaagagtggcttctggttatgactttcagcgtggattttcacattttatgaacttttaaaaaatcaatattttttttaaaaagtattaataattatttaaaaagtattaattttttaaagtatttttttaaagtattaatatattttttaaaattattaatatatttttttaattattaatatatattttttaattattaatagcGGAGAAAAAAATCACTAGGTAGTGAATTCACGAAAAGGAAAGACGCGATAATGGAGGGATCATGCAAGGATTTCTTATGGGCTGGCCTATTCGTTTTTGCGCCCCCTGCTGGCAATGACAGCCactgagttaacaaggaacccTAAAAACCCAtcaaaaccaaaataaataacCTGGAAATGGCTAAAAAAATTTATAGAAAGTGACCTGCAAGTACcttaaaataacacaaaattgactcactgcctgccattgacaaggatagaGGTCCAATTTGAGGAACACGCCCACCTCACGAAAGCTCTGGCGTCCATACCTTGAGGTCAAAGTGTGCGATGCGTTTGGAGTGCAGGTAGTGCACTCCGTCCAGGATCTGCTTGAGGAACTGCGTGGCCTCCTCCTCGCTCAGCGACTCCTTCTCGGCCAGGAAGTCGAAGAGCTCCCCTCCCGACACCAGCTCCAGGATGAGGATGACGTCGGTCTTGTTCTCGAAGATGTCGTGCAGCGTGATGATGTTGCTGTGCTGGATCTCGCGGAGGATGTTGACCTCGCGCTCGATCTCCTCGCGACTCACGCCCCGCCGGCTGGACGACAAGCGGCGCTTTTTGATGAACTTGGCGGCGTACTCGGAGCCCGAGCTCTTCTCCTTGCACTTGCGCACAATGGCAAATTGACCGCTGGGATGGAGAGACGGCAGAAGATGACTTTGACGAGAAGTGGCTCGATAGGTGCCGACTGTCTATTTCTTAACGTCAACTCTCCAGCTAAATTCGGAACTTTGCACTTTGACAATCCTTTAAAGCGACAGTgtcatattttttcctttgaattttattcatacacgtcaaaatacacttttttccgtttattttttctctattttgaaataaatgaccgtatcggccacattatcttgcgttatggcgttttgtgcatgtcgaGTCTAATCTGTGCGCATGTAaaccataccctcgattcagtcatcatttttttagcaagaaaTATGGCATATATACGAGAAAGTTCGATAAATAGTATATATCAGGgctggcgaacaagttagacagaGCCAAAATTTGAAACAGAAGCAACATAAAGagccaatctgccaa encodes:
- the dapk3 gene encoding death-associated protein kinase 3, yielding MAGFRQEDVEVHYEMGEELGSGQFAIVRKCKEKSSGSEYAAKFIKKRRLSSSRRGVSREEIEREVNILREIQHSNIITLHDIFENKTDVILILELVSGGELFDFLAEKESLSEEEATQFLKQILDGVHYLHSKRIAHFDLKPENIMLLDKNVPNPRIKLIDFGIAHQIKAGNEFKNIFGTPEFVAPEIVNYEPLGLEADMWSIGVITYILLSGASPFLGETKQETLTNISAVNYDFDEEYFSNTSELAKDFIRRLLVKDPKKRMTIEDSLQHPWIKVIKRRNVRQEERDNKPERRRLKTTRLKEYTIKSHSSMPPNNTYVNFERFSQVLEEIAAAEQGLRQLERNRRSCRDDVAALLSIYEEKEGWYKEESRGISGQLGAVRQELQRTQAQRKKSQEDTRGAAQAANVLKRKFGRLENRYDALAEQVALEVRWVEELVRSIATDRDRQESTP